The following is a genomic window from Thermoplasmata archaeon.
GATCCGTTCGGGCCGCGTTAGGGAAACGGCCTTCGCCTCCCGGAACAGGCGAACGGCGTGTTCGTCCTTCCGGCCCCACTCCGTCACGGAACTCGATGCGATAAACCGCGTCCCCGCGTCCTCCGTGAACCACGTCCACATGTCCACTCCCGCGACCTTGATCGCGGTCTCGTCGGCGTGCCACGTCGTGCTTAGGTCCGCTCGGAACGAGGACGTGTACTCGCGGACCAGCGGCGCGTACTTCCGGAGCCACCGCCAGATTGTCGACTTGTCCCGCCGGGGGTAGAGGTTGCGCCCCGTCCGCTTGTGGCTCAGGCCGTCCACATACAGACGAAGCGCGGAGGCGATCACACGGGTCGGCGTCCGCATCTTCGGAAGCCGTCCGTTGTCCTCGAACGTATGGTGACAGTCTTTGCATCGGAGCACCTGCACGCCGCGCTTCCGGCCGTACTTCGTCACATGGTTCGAGGCACAGTACTTGCATTTGCCCTTCCTCTCGGCAACTTGATACGCGAGCTGTTCCTTACTGATCGTCCGGGGTTCGTCGGACACAACGACGAGCCTCCCAGCCAAGCGGTGTTCACAGCACCGCTTGGCTCCACTTTCTCCATAGGAACAGAGGCTAATCTGTGTGACAGCAGGGGGTGAGCGAACCTCCTCGGGAACGAGGAAAACCCGCCATTTATCGCGCGTACGGCGCGTCCCTGGGCGATCTGAAACACTTTCACTCGGGAGGCTAGTCTGACGGTGCCGACGGTGGACGTGCCGACGCGCGTTCTGGCCCAATCCCGGGGCTTCCTACCCACGCCCGGGATGGCTACGCCTGGGTCGGTTTCCACCAGATTCTCACCCGGAACGAATCCGGGTGTCCATGCGCTCCATCCCTCTTGGCGAGGGCAGTTCTCCCATCCGGGTTTGTGAGCGGTGGTCGGAGGTTGGACCAACTCTTTATAGATTGCGGGGGCCGGGGCGGGACTCACAAGCCCAGAGGTCATGCGCCTCAGAACGCTACCCTCCCCGACCCTTTCCGCCAAGAATAATGCAACGGAATCCCCTTGAGTCACTTCCCGGTGGAGGTCTCGGCGAGGTGGCGTCGGGCGGATAGCGAACCCACGCTTCCGATTCGGAACGCCTCGTGCTCGTGGGTCTCCGTCATCGCGGTTTCTTCGGAGTCCTTGAGGGGACCTGTGTCCGCCGCCCGATCCCTTGGGATGGCGTCGCAACTGATAAGGCGGGTTTCCTCGTTGTCTCGCGTCCTCATGGGGCCACCGTGCCGCTACTGCAACCAAATCAAGGCCCACTCGCGCGCCTACCGACCCCGGTCTGCCTCGCACGCCGTAGCCACGCCATTTCCGCGATGCGACTGGCATTGGAGGTTCGTGTGCGCCGTGTGTGGCAAGTCGCGCCACTTCCACGGCATCGCGTATTGTGGACGAGAGCAGCGGTTCTTTTGCCTCTACTGCGCGCCCGAGCACCGCGCACCGCGGAAGCCCTTCTGGGGCTGGTCGTACCACTACCGTCTGCGCTGCCCATGGCGGTCCGAATGGCACGCAGCACTCGATCGGCTGGAGTACGAGCGCAGACACCCATGGCAGGTGAAGCGATCGTGGCAGCGCGCGAGGCGCGGCATGAGTGAGGATGAGAACATCCAGGCCAGCTGGTCGTTTCGCGTCCAAGCGCTCGAGGACGTCACAGAGGAGGACTCGCGGAAAGGCTGGGACTCGGTCGCGGAGTGGTGGATTTCGCGGTATACCGAGAGAGGCGACGTGAACCGGGAATGGGTGATCGACCCCGCTCTGTTCCGCCTCCTGGGCGACGTGCGAGGCAGACGAATCTTGGACGCGGGCTGCGGCACCGGTTACCTAGCCCGCATCCTCGCCGCGAAGGGCGCGATTGTGGTCGGTGTCGATCTCTCTCCGAAGCTCCTCGCGGCGGCTCGAAAGCAAGAGGCTCTGGAGCCTCTCGGCGTCGAGTACGAGGAAGCGGATCTCGCGGATCTTTCGCGTTTCGGCGACGGGACGTTCGATGTGGTGGTGTCGAACGTCGTGATGCAGGATGTCCTCCGATACCGCGAAGCGTTCCGGGAACTCCGTCGGATCATCCGGCCCGGGGGACAGCTCCTGTTCAGCGTCACCCATCCGTGTT
Proteins encoded in this region:
- a CDS encoding DDE-type integrase/transposase/recombinase, whose protein sequence is MSDEPRTISKEQLAYQVAERKGKCKYCASNHVTKYGRKRGVQVLRCKDCHHTFEDNGRLPKMRTPTRVIASALRLYVDGLSHKRTGRNLYPRRDKSTIWRWLRKYAPLVREYTSSFRADLSTTWHADETAIKVAGVDMWTWFTEDAGTRFIASSSVTEWGRKDEHAVRLFREAKAVSLTRPERIVTDRLAAYREGVRRNFYANTTGRLHLNRIHFRSGPNNNLIERLNGTFKDRVKTMRGFQTPAGAEAFSHAFVVQYDFLRGHESLDGGTPAIAAGIRLPFDDGWGDLIRWATYWKERRGLT
- a CDS encoding methyltransferase domain-containing protein; protein product: MCGKSRHFHGIAYCGREQRFFCLYCAPEHRAPRKPFWGWSYHYRLRCPWRSEWHAALDRLEYERRHPWQVKRSWQRARRGMSEDENIQASWSFRVQALEDVTEEDSRKGWDSVAEWWISRYTERGDVNREWVIDPALFRLLGDVRGRRILDAGCGTGYLARILAAKGAIVVGVDLSPKLLAAARKQEALEPLGVEYEEADLADLSRFGDGTFDVVVSNVVMQDVLRYREAFRELRRIIRPGGQLLFSVTHPCFERPIPGSWLREPPDTERVEEWRGLLVDRYYDRVAVWWGPAGKETAVGFHRTLEDYVTALHDAGFFVVRMEEPVPSEDALQRMYREFADYSRVPLFLIIEAICLAA